One genomic segment of Longimicrobium sp. includes these proteins:
- a CDS encoding TolC family protein, producing MRSHKGYRRAAAALFLLAFAPPLAAQTPVAGRPGAGATLSLDDALRVAEDASETVAVARAGVTRARGQVLQARSQRLPQIAGNLSYSRTLASQFAGFGGAGGDTTGTGSIAGCPVPPPTGPYTPNPALPIAQRVDSLEQRLRCAGQGANPFAGLSSAGFGSENTWRYGVTAQQNLFNGGALNAQNRIADAGRRVAEVTLSTQRAQLALDVTQAYFDAGLANQLVDIAEATLAQAETTLRQTTLARQVGNQPEFDLLRAQVSRDNLRPVLIQRRAERDLAYLRLKQLLDLPADAPITLTTPLDDARPVSVARFASRDGALGDTSTALRAPVRQAAEAVRVQEEQRRIARAASLPSVALTFSYGRVAFPQEVLPAYDDFRTNASVGAGLSVPIFTGGRLRGERLVAEANLAEAQAQYRQTREAASLDTRTALEQLEAAQASWQASTGTVEQARRAYSIAEIRYREGISTQIEVADSRILLQQAEANRAQAARDLAVARVRLALLPDLPFNLGGAARMPASGAGQNTQQQRPRQQQPPATDPTQAAFTGGGQ from the coding sequence ATGAGATCGCATAAAGGGTATCGCCGCGCGGCGGCCGCCCTCTTCCTACTTGCATTCGCGCCCCCGCTGGCGGCCCAGACGCCGGTGGCCGGGCGACCCGGGGCCGGCGCGACGCTCTCGCTGGATGACGCGCTGCGCGTGGCCGAGGACGCCAGCGAGACGGTGGCCGTTGCGCGGGCCGGGGTGACGCGGGCGCGCGGGCAGGTGCTGCAGGCGCGCAGCCAGCGGCTTCCGCAGATCGCCGGGAACCTGTCGTACTCGCGCACGCTGGCTTCGCAGTTCGCGGGGTTCGGGGGCGCCGGTGGGGACACCACGGGAACGGGTTCGATCGCCGGGTGTCCCGTGCCGCCGCCCACCGGGCCGTACACGCCCAACCCGGCGCTCCCCATTGCACAGCGGGTGGACTCGCTGGAGCAGCGGCTGCGCTGCGCGGGGCAGGGGGCGAACCCTTTCGCGGGGCTCAGCAGCGCCGGCTTCGGCAGCGAGAACACCTGGCGCTACGGGGTGACGGCGCAGCAGAACCTGTTCAACGGCGGCGCGCTCAACGCGCAGAACCGCATCGCGGACGCGGGGCGGCGCGTGGCCGAGGTGACGCTGAGCACCCAGCGCGCGCAGCTCGCCCTGGACGTGACGCAGGCGTACTTCGACGCGGGGCTCGCCAACCAGCTGGTCGACATCGCGGAGGCGACGCTGGCGCAGGCGGAGACGACGCTGCGGCAGACGACGCTCGCGCGGCAGGTGGGGAACCAGCCGGAGTTCGACCTGCTGCGCGCCCAGGTCTCGCGCGACAACCTGCGCCCGGTGCTCATCCAGCGCCGGGCCGAGCGCGACCTGGCGTACCTGCGCCTCAAGCAGCTCCTGGACCTTCCGGCCGACGCGCCCATCACCCTCACCACGCCGCTGGACGACGCGCGGCCGGTGTCGGTGGCGCGCTTCGCCAGCCGCGACGGGGCGCTGGGCGACACATCCACCGCGTTGCGCGCGCCCGTACGGCAGGCGGCGGAGGCGGTGCGCGTGCAGGAGGAGCAGCGGCGGATCGCGCGGGCGGCCTCGCTGCCGAGCGTGGCGCTGACCTTCAGCTACGGGCGGGTGGCGTTCCCGCAGGAAGTGCTTCCCGCGTACGACGACTTCCGCACCAACGCCAGCGTGGGGGCGGGGCTCTCGGTGCCCATCTTCACCGGCGGGCGGCTGCGCGGCGAGCGGCTGGTGGCCGAGGCCAACCTTGCCGAGGCGCAGGCGCAGTACCGCCAGACTCGCGAGGCGGCGTCACTCGATACGCGCACCGCGCTGGAGCAGCTGGAGGCGGCGCAGGCGTCGTGGCAGGCATCGACCGGCACGGTGGAGCAGGCGCGGCGCGCGTACTCCATCGCCGAGATCCGCTACAGGGAAGGGATCTCCACGCAGATCGAGGTGGCGGACTCGCGCATCCTCCTGCAGCAGGCGGAGGCCAACCGCGCCCAGGCCGCGCGGGACCTGGCGGTGGCGCGCGTGAGGCTGGCGCTCCTTCCCGACCTCCCGTTCAACCTGGGCGGCGCGGCGCGCATGCCGGCTTCGGGCGCGGGGCAGAACACACAACAGCAGCGGCCGCGACAGCAGCAGCCGCCCGCGACGGATCCCACACAGGCGGCGTTTACCGGAGGCGGTCAATGA
- a CDS encoding efflux RND transporter periplasmic adaptor subunit, producing MRNRGMRGFAAASVLVLAACGRESDAAVAKGPAEIVLGPEAIEVVSTREVSSGPTLSGTLAAEREATVTAQLGGTVLQVTADRGQPVRAGQTLGRIDDSAIRDAVISAQSGVRSAQISVSTAQRNAERAATLNQAGAVADRDLELARTQLATGQAQLADARTRLAQARKQQSNTIISAPISGIVSARPVSAGDVVQPGTPLFTIIDPGSMRLEAAVPAEQLSALRIGTPVRFTISAYPGRTFTGTIQRISPAADPATRQIPVVVTIPNQDGVLVAGLFAEGRVQAGARQAVTVPADAVDERGVAPSVLRLRAGKAERVTVQLGARDSETDRVEVITGLAPGDTVLVGAAVGTTPGAPVRVRAAGAAPAR from the coding sequence ATGAGGAATAGAGGAATGCGCGGCTTCGCGGCGGCGTCGGTGCTGGTGCTTGCGGCGTGCGGGCGGGAGTCGGACGCGGCGGTGGCCAAGGGGCCGGCGGAGATCGTGCTGGGACCGGAGGCGATCGAGGTCGTGTCCACCCGCGAGGTGTCGTCCGGGCCCACGCTTTCCGGCACGCTGGCGGCGGAGCGGGAGGCGACGGTGACGGCGCAGCTCGGCGGGACCGTGTTACAGGTGACGGCGGACCGCGGGCAGCCAGTGCGCGCGGGGCAGACGCTGGGGCGCATCGACGACTCCGCGATCCGCGACGCGGTGATCTCGGCGCAGTCCGGGGTGAGGTCGGCGCAGATCAGCGTGAGCACGGCGCAACGCAACGCGGAGCGCGCGGCCACGCTCAACCAGGCCGGCGCCGTGGCGGACCGCGACCTTGAGCTGGCGCGCACTCAGCTGGCGACGGGTCAGGCGCAGCTCGCCGACGCCCGCACGCGGCTGGCGCAGGCGCGGAAGCAGCAGTCCAACACCATCATCTCCGCGCCGATATCAGGCATCGTGAGCGCGCGGCCGGTGAGCGCGGGCGACGTGGTGCAGCCGGGGACGCCGCTCTTCACCATCATCGACCCCGGCAGCATGCGGCTGGAGGCGGCGGTGCCGGCGGAGCAGCTCAGCGCGCTTCGCATCGGGACGCCGGTGAGGTTCACCATCAGCGCGTACCCGGGGCGCACCTTCACCGGCACCATCCAGCGCATCTCCCCCGCGGCCGACCCGGCCACGCGGCAGATCCCGGTGGTGGTGACGATCCCCAACCAGGACGGGGTGCTGGTCGCCGGCCTCTTCGCCGAGGGGCGGGTGCAGGCGGGGGCGCGGCAGGCGGTCACGGTGCCGGCGGACGCGGTGGACGAGCGCGGCGTAGCGCCCAGCGTGCTGCGGCTGCGCGCCGGCAAGGCGGAGCGGGTGACGGTGCAGCTCGGCGCGCGCGATTCGGAGACGGACCGCGTGGAGGTGATCACGGGGCTGGCGCCAGGCGACACGGTGCTGGTGGGCGCGGCGGTCGGCACCACGCCGGGAGCTCCCGTACGGGTGCGCGCCGCGGGCGCCGCCCCGGCCCGGTAA